The following DNA comes from Leifsonia sp. 1010.
TGCCGAGACGACCGCGCAGACCCCGCCGCTGCAGACGCTGTCTCGCGGCATCCGGATGCTCGAACTGCTCGCCGACGCGGGGGAGCCGCTCAGCATCCCGGTGATCGCGTCGCGGCTGGGGCTGCACCGCTCGATTACGTACCGCATCCTCCGCACGCTCGAGGAGCACGGGCTGGTCGTGCGCGACGCGGCCGGTGCGGTCGAGCTCGGGCCGCGGATGGCGACCCTGGCACGGTCGGTGTCGCGCGACCTGCAGTCGGCGGCCCTCCCGCAGCTGACCGCCGTCGCCAACGAGCTCACGATGACGGCCTTCCTCGCGGTGCTCGACCGCCACGACGTGGTCACGCTGGTGACCGTCGAGCCGTCGCACGCGCACGCCACAGTCGCCCAGCGCCCGGGCACGCGGCATCCGCTCGCGTCGGGTGCGCCGGGGATCGCCATCCAATCCGCCCTGACCGAGGCGCAGTGGCGGGCGCTGCCGGGAGAGCATCCCCGCGACGACGCCGCGCTCGCGCAGCGCCGGGGATATGC
Coding sequences within:
- a CDS encoding helix-turn-helix domain-containing protein, whose product is MPSADAAQPSAETTAQTPPLQTLSRGIRMLELLADAGEPLSIPVIASRLGLHRSITYRILRTLEEHGLVVRDAAGAVELGPRMATLARSVSRDLQSAALPQLTAVANELTMTAFLAVLDRHDVVTLVTVEPSHAHATVAQRPGTRHPLASGAPGIAIQSALTEAQWRALPGEHPRDDAALAQRRGYATSHDEVIAGLASIAVPVVAPGQPVAALAVVYVANDVDAAAIGARLRTAAAAIESDLR